One window from the genome of Paenibacillus azoreducens encodes:
- a CDS encoding TIGR03826 family flagellar region protein — translation MNLANCPRCGRLFAANFKDMCPNCIKEIEHEYEKCVQYLREEKGATIQELSEATEVSIKQITRFIREGRISVMNAPNLMYPCEVCGTLIREGHMCDSCRSRLTKELHQVIKDEANKDADPKKQGDGTYRVVDKFHK, via the coding sequence GTGAATCTGGCTAACTGTCCTCGGTGCGGCCGATTGTTCGCTGCGAATTTTAAAGACATGTGCCCGAACTGCATTAAGGAAATTGAACATGAATATGAAAAATGTGTTCAGTACCTGCGTGAGGAGAAGGGCGCGACAATTCAGGAGCTTTCGGAGGCTACCGAGGTTTCCATCAAGCAGATCACCCGCTTTATCCGCGAGGGACGGATTTCGGTCATGAATGCGCCGAATTTGATGTATCCTTGTGAGGTATGCGGTACCCTGATCCGCGAGGGTCATATGTGCGATTCCTGTCGCTCGCGTCTGACCAAAGAACTGCATCAGGTGATTAAAGACGAAGCCAACAAGGACGCCGATCCTAAAAAGCAGGGCGATGGAACCTATCGCGTCGTGGATAAATTCCATAAATAA
- a CDS encoding flagellin, which produces MIINHNIAALNTHRQLGANTTASSKNLEKLSSGLRINRAGDDAAGLAISEKMRGQIRGLDMASKNAQDGISLIQTAEGALTETHSILQRMRELAVQSSTDTNTDKDRANLQKEVDQLAQELTRIGRDTEFNTKKLLDGSFQGTFHIGANEGQNISLTVGDLRGLNLGVVGKSEVDVAGTVVNTDKSFDAYKGKELTVAADPKDSSKFVLLNDAGETVATSGDGLLFKAVAKNTDTIEFKDAVKVGSKVGVTSDTAATGVTEFDNKSLQAGDYKIVANGTDLELQDQNGNVFAKADAADLKTFKDADGNPVFKLKADAAAGQKVHVGGTDISSAKTANKAITTINNALETVSTERSKLGAYQNRLEHTVNNLGASSENLSAAESRIRDVDMAKEMVQFTKNNILTQAAQAMLAQANQQPQGVLQLLR; this is translated from the coding sequence ATGATTATCAATCACAATATTGCGGCACTGAACACACACCGCCAATTGGGCGCAAACACAACAGCTTCTTCTAAAAACCTGGAGAAATTGTCTTCCGGTCTTCGCATCAACCGTGCAGGCGATGACGCTGCCGGCTTGGCAATTTCCGAAAAAATGCGCGGCCAAATCCGCGGTTTGGACATGGCTTCCAAAAACGCTCAAGACGGTATCTCTTTGATCCAAACAGCTGAAGGTGCATTGACTGAAACTCACAGCATCCTGCAACGTATGCGCGAACTGGCTGTTCAATCTTCCACAGATACAAACACGGACAAAGACCGTGCTAACCTGCAAAAAGAAGTGGACCAACTGGCGCAAGAACTGACTCGTATCGGTAGAGATACAGAGTTCAACACCAAGAAATTGCTCGACGGTTCTTTCCAAGGAACTTTCCACATCGGTGCTAACGAAGGACAAAACATTTCTTTGACTGTAGGCGATCTTCGTGGTTTGAATCTGGGTGTAGTTGGTAAATCTGAAGTTGATGTTGCAGGTACAGTTGTTAATACCGATAAATCCTTTGATGCTTATAAAGGAAAAGAACTTACTGTAGCAGCAGATCCAAAAGATTCTTCTAAGTTTGTGTTGTTGAACGATGCAGGTGAAACTGTTGCTACATCCGGTGATGGCCTACTATTCAAAGCTGTAGCGAAAAATACTGATACTATTGAATTCAAGGATGCTGTTAAAGTTGGTTCTAAAGTAGGTGTTACTTCTGATACTGCAGCGACTGGAGTTACAGAATTTGATAACAAATCCTTACAAGCTGGCGACTATAAAATCGTTGCCAACGGAACAGATTTGGAACTTCAAGATCAAAATGGCAACGTATTTGCTAAGGCCGATGCTGCTGATCTGAAAACATTTAAAGATGCTGATGGTAACCCAGTGTTCAAATTAAAAGCAGATGCTGCAGCTGGCCAAAAAGTACATGTTGGCGGTACTGACATTTCTTCTGCTAAAACAGCTAACAAAGCCATCACTACAATCAACAACGCTTTGGAAACTGTATCCACTGAACGTTCCAAACTTGGTGCTTACCAAAACCGTCTGGAACACACAGTAAACAACTTGGGAGCTTCTTCCGAGAACCTGAGTGCTGCTGAATCCCGTATCCGCGACGTGGATATGGCTAAAGAAATGGTTCAGTTCACAAAGAACAACATTCTTACTCAAGCAGCTCAAGCTATGTTGGCTCAAGCAAACCAACAGCCTCAAGGCGTTCTGCAATTGCTTCGTTAA
- the fliB gene encoding flagellin lysine-N-methylase, whose product MTKTRALLVPAYMEQFTCIGSECEDTCCAGWQVEIDRATYKKYNKVHSDLKPSLDKYVKRNRTSKGDRDYARIEMVSGSSCPMLNEEKLCNIQLKLGEAYLSNTCSTYPRVTNVVNGVYEKSATMSCPEAARLALLNPNAIEFNESEESVEVRNAISRRINTVSDEQHEPIAQYFWELRIFSIQVLQNRSYTLAERLIILGLFYQKVENYIASSQIAQIPDLIASYTGLIQGNGVSDIINEIPSLSIIQMELLKGLVDERVIKGVRSQRYFDCFGEFLSGIQYTKESSVEEISSRYQAAYQNYYLPFMENHEYVLENYLVNYVYVHLFPLGSGKDVFEEYIMMIIHYAMIKMHLIGVAGYHKEQFGLDHVIKLIQSLSKTIDHNLSYLREVRELLHKNGFNTMAYMAILIKNN is encoded by the coding sequence ATGACTAAGACCAGGGCTTTATTAGTTCCCGCCTATATGGAGCAGTTCACCTGCATAGGTTCGGAATGTGAGGATACCTGCTGTGCAGGCTGGCAAGTAGAGATCGATAGAGCGACCTATAAGAAATATAATAAAGTTCATTCCGACTTAAAACCATCGCTGGATAAATACGTGAAACGAAATCGCACAAGCAAAGGCGACAGGGATTATGCCAGAATTGAGATGGTGTCCGGTTCCTCTTGTCCTATGCTTAACGAAGAGAAGCTTTGCAATATTCAGTTAAAGCTTGGGGAAGCTTATCTCTCCAATACATGTTCTACGTATCCAAGGGTTACTAATGTCGTGAATGGCGTTTATGAGAAATCGGCCACTATGTCATGTCCTGAGGCTGCTCGTTTGGCTCTGCTCAATCCGAATGCAATCGAGTTTAATGAAAGTGAAGAGTCGGTCGAGGTACGCAATGCTATTAGCAGGCGTATAAATACCGTCTCTGATGAGCAGCATGAGCCAATTGCGCAATATTTCTGGGAATTGCGAATTTTTTCAATCCAGGTGCTGCAGAATCGCAGCTATACTTTAGCTGAGAGACTGATAATTCTAGGTTTGTTCTACCAAAAGGTAGAAAACTATATTGCATCAAGCCAGATTGCTCAAATCCCCGATCTCATTGCCTCATATACCGGACTGATTCAAGGAAATGGAGTTTCGGACATCATAAATGAAATCCCATCACTTTCAATCATTCAAATGGAGTTACTTAAGGGCCTGGTTGATGAACGAGTCATCAAGGGGGTTCGAAGTCAGCGCTATTTCGATTGTTTTGGTGAATTTTTATCCGGAATCCAATACACGAAGGAATCTTCAGTAGAAGAAATCTCATCCCGTTATCAAGCGGCATATCAAAACTATTACTTGCCGTTCATGGAGAATCACGAATACGTTCTTGAAAATTATTTAGTCAACTATGTCTACGTGCATCTATTTCCTCTTGGAAGCGGAAAAGATGTGTTTGAAGAATATATCATGATGATTATTCATTACGCTATGATTAAGATGCATTTGATTGGTGTAGCAGGATACCATAAAGAGCAATTCGGCCTGGATCATGTCATTAAGTTAATTCAATCCTTGTCCAAAACCATTGATCATAATTTATCGTATTTACGTGAGGTCAGGGAATTGCTTCATAAAAATGGATTTAACACCATGGCCTACATGGCTATATTAATTAAAAATAATTAG
- the fliS gene encoding flagellar export chaperone FliS, with translation MITSPYEKYRQSSVQTSNPARLLIMLYDGAIRFVRAGIEGINEGDHQKTNDYLKKAQAIITELTVTLDHSFDVSKGLSALYEYMNYLLIEANVRKEAHYAEEALGYLIELRETWVQASKMSGSEGQHASEV, from the coding sequence ATGATCACATCTCCCTACGAAAAATACAGACAATCCTCTGTACAAACCTCCAATCCGGCCCGGTTGCTTATTATGCTTTATGACGGAGCTATTCGGTTTGTTCGGGCTGGCATAGAGGGGATTAATGAAGGCGACCATCAAAAAACCAATGATTATCTCAAAAAGGCTCAGGCCATCATCACTGAATTGACGGTAACTTTGGACCATTCTTTTGATGTGTCAAAAGGATTGTCGGCGTTATATGAATATATGAATTATCTGCTGATAGAGGCGAATGTGCGAAAAGAAGCTCATTATGCGGAGGAAGCGCTTGGTTATTTAATTGAGCTGCGCGAAACATGGGTTCAAGCTTCGAAGATGTCTGGTTCCGAGGGCCAGCACGCAAGTGAGGTTTAA
- the flgL gene encoding flagellar hook-associated protein FlgL, which produces MLRVTSNMMNSQLMLNLNRNTYQMSQTQNQLASGRKINKPSDNPVGITYSLRYRTELSSNEQYQSNVDSALSWLDYNDTVLNQAGDVIQKLRELTVQAANGTNPQSALDSVKEEVSQLKEQLVDIANSKINGKYIFNGQTYDKKPYPDSDNANKVITDSGQVNFIVGEGIKLPINVTGNDVFGTDQDQDNLFTVVDTIMDALEKGNFPELSKQLTNIDTRVDKILTVRADIGAKTNRVELMQDRLKDMELNLTDLQSKTEDADYAKIIMDSKIQENIYNASLSSGAKIIQPSLVDFLR; this is translated from the coding sequence ATGTTACGCGTGACTTCTAATATGATGAACTCGCAATTGATGTTAAACCTGAACCGGAATACGTACCAAATGAGCCAAACCCAGAATCAGTTGGCATCGGGACGCAAGATTAACAAACCATCCGATAACCCAGTGGGCATTACATATTCTCTTCGTTATCGGACAGAGCTTTCTTCCAATGAACAATATCAGAGCAATGTGGATAGTGCTTTATCATGGCTTGATTATAATGATACGGTACTTAACCAGGCAGGAGATGTGATTCAGAAACTCAGGGAGCTAACGGTACAAGCTGCCAATGGGACGAATCCCCAATCCGCGCTGGACAGTGTTAAGGAAGAAGTAAGCCAATTGAAAGAGCAGCTTGTTGACATTGCCAACAGCAAAATCAACGGGAAATATATTTTTAACGGACAAACATATGATAAGAAGCCGTACCCGGATAGCGACAACGCCAATAAAGTGATCACTGACTCCGGACAAGTGAATTTTATCGTGGGTGAGGGTATTAAACTCCCTATTAATGTAACCGGGAATGATGTTTTTGGTACCGACCAGGATCAGGACAATTTGTTTACCGTTGTCGATACGATTATGGATGCTCTTGAAAAAGGAAATTTCCCCGAATTGTCGAAGCAGCTGACCAATATTGATACAAGAGTGGATAAGATTCTGACCGTAAGAGCGGATATTGGAGCAAAAACGAATCGGGTAGAACTGATGCAGGATCGTTTAAAAGATATGGAGCTGAACCTGACGGATCTGCAATCTAAAACAGAAGACGCAGACTATGCTAAGATCATTATGGACTCAAAAATCCAGGAAAATATCTATAATGCTTCTTTGTCTTCAGGTGCCAAAATTATTCAGCCTTCGCTGGTTGATTTTCTAAGATAA
- the flgK gene encoding flagellar hook-associated protein FlgK yields the protein MTSTFHSIETAKRSLFTQTAALNTTGHNIANANTEGYSRQTVRMRPSLPIEAFGMNRSNAPGQLGTGVEFSAIERIREKFLDGQFRGENSSNGSWTVKYNTLDKLQAIINEPSDTGIRTVLDKFWKAWSDLSKNPEDPTGRKIVVQTAQALTDGLNHVSRQINNLDRDLNASVDLKAQEINGYLSSISDLNQSIARIESLGDNANDLRDQRDLLTDKLSKIINISVTETEQGYNISLGANQLLLEAGQPPAVNVDGEFLSTAFDSNSLTDGEVYGMIYSSRNYITNYRNQLDQLANTIATGETEVTIPQGSRLPAGTVLSENAEITLNGNVSMLPAGQAMPEGAVLNKDAKMIVKGLNGLHQLGYTIDGTVNPGKPFFVGEASAGTIQLNPEIAANPSLVATSLRVDGLGTDAHVVTGNNSLAILLANLKDNIFVPTQNGQKGTIGSLFNSMVGQLGVEAQDALRQMDNSETLVEQVNNQRQSVSGVSLDEEMSNMIMFQHAYGASARFMTTFDQLLDKLINSTGVVGR from the coding sequence ATGACATCAACATTTCATTCGATCGAAACGGCAAAACGAAGCCTTTTTACTCAGACAGCCGCTTTAAATACAACCGGACATAATATCGCCAACGCAAATACGGAAGGATACAGCCGGCAGACTGTTAGAATGCGTCCGTCCTTGCCGATTGAAGCATTTGGAATGAACCGTTCCAATGCGCCGGGGCAGCTGGGGACAGGGGTGGAATTTTCCGCAATAGAACGGATTCGGGAAAAGTTTCTCGACGGCCAGTTCAGAGGCGAGAACAGCTCGAACGGAAGCTGGACCGTCAAATATAACACGCTTGATAAATTACAAGCTATCATTAATGAGCCTTCGGATACGGGAATACGGACTGTGTTGGATAAGTTCTGGAAAGCTTGGTCCGATCTTAGCAAGAATCCTGAAGATCCAACAGGCCGAAAAATAGTCGTGCAAACCGCACAAGCTTTGACAGATGGTTTAAACCATGTAAGCCGTCAAATTAATAACCTTGATAGAGATCTCAACGCAAGTGTCGATTTGAAGGCCCAGGAAATTAACGGATATCTATCTTCCATTTCCGACTTGAACCAATCCATAGCCCGAATTGAAAGTCTCGGAGACAATGCCAATGATTTGCGGGATCAACGGGACTTGCTTACGGACAAGCTCTCCAAAATTATTAATATCTCGGTAACGGAGACGGAACAGGGATACAATATTTCATTGGGGGCTAACCAGCTGCTGCTTGAGGCAGGACAGCCGCCGGCCGTGAATGTGGATGGCGAGTTTCTGTCTACAGCGTTCGACAGCAATAGTTTGACTGATGGCGAAGTCTACGGGATGATTTATTCCAGTAGAAATTATATAACCAACTATAGGAATCAACTGGACCAACTTGCGAATACGATTGCAACGGGAGAGACGGAAGTCACCATCCCGCAAGGTTCAAGGCTGCCAGCCGGAACCGTGCTATCGGAAAACGCGGAGATTACTTTAAATGGAAATGTCAGCATGCTGCCTGCAGGGCAGGCGATGCCTGAAGGGGCTGTCCTGAATAAAGACGCAAAAATGATCGTTAAAGGCTTAAATGGCCTCCATCAATTGGGATATACCATTGACGGAACGGTAAATCCGGGCAAACCGTTTTTTGTTGGGGAAGCATCGGCAGGGACCATTCAGCTGAACCCCGAAATTGCTGCCAATCCTTCTTTAGTGGCCACATCGCTTAGAGTGGATGGTTTAGGTACTGATGCACATGTGGTAACGGGGAACAATTCGCTGGCAATTTTGCTTGCCAACTTGAAGGACAATATTTTTGTTCCCACTCAAAATGGGCAAAAGGGGACCATAGGCTCGCTGTTTAACTCCATGGTAGGGCAGCTTGGGGTAGAGGCGCAAGATGCGCTGCGTCAAATGGACAATTCGGAAACATTGGTTGAACAAGTGAATAATCAACGCCAATCAGTGAGCGGCGTTTCGCTGGACGAGGAAATGTCCAATATGATCATGTTTCAACATGCATATGGTGCTTCCGCAAGATTCATGACAACCTTTGACCAGCTTTTGGACAAGCTTATTAATTCGACCGGAGTTGTCGGCAGATAG
- a CDS encoding flagellar protein FlgN: protein MSSIELLITVLENLDVQHQQMLEIAKSKKNAIIGNDIDTLVKLMNQETKGLKQIELLESKRAEIAQQYLHERGIKSQLNLNITELIRLVFDVEDKKRLQSVQKQLSDTLHSLKQANDLNQKLIEQALSFIDYSLNLLVDTPYQEVTYQNPLTDGTGGKSQSGYFDSKA, encoded by the coding sequence TTGTCTTCTATTGAGTTGCTTATTACGGTCTTGGAGAATTTAGATGTTCAACACCAGCAGATGCTGGAAATTGCAAAGAGCAAAAAGAATGCAATCATCGGAAACGATATTGATACCCTGGTCAAACTGATGAATCAGGAGACCAAGGGACTAAAACAAATAGAGCTTTTGGAATCGAAAAGAGCCGAGATTGCCCAGCAGTACTTGCATGAACGAGGTATTAAGTCCCAGTTGAACTTGAATATAACGGAATTAATCCGGCTCGTCTTTGATGTGGAGGATAAGAAAAGATTGCAAAGCGTGCAAAAGCAACTTTCCGATACGCTGCATTCGCTTAAGCAGGCTAATGACCTTAATCAAAAGTTAATTGAGCAGGCCCTTTCATTCATTGATTATTCTTTGAATTTGTTAGTGGACACTCCTTACCAGGAAGTTACATATCAGAATCCTTTAACGGACGGGACTGGGGGGAAATCACAATCGGGATATTTTGATTCAAAAGCTTAA
- the csrA gene encoding carbon storage regulator CsrA, translating to MLVLSRKKGEAIVIQDQIEITVLSVEGDTIKIGISAPSDVDIYRKEVYLSIKEANQESASPAAANLEALREQLKKRN from the coding sequence ATGTTGGTTCTTTCACGTAAGAAGGGCGAAGCAATTGTCATCCAGGATCAAATAGAAATTACAGTGTTAAGTGTAGAAGGTGATACGATTAAAATTGGCATCTCTGCTCCCTCTGACGTGGATATTTATAGAAAAGAGGTGTACCTCTCGATCAAGGAAGCCAACCAGGAATCGGCCTCTCCGGCAGCCGCCAACTTGGAGGCGCTCAGGGAGCAGCTAAAAAAACGGAATTAA
- a CDS encoding DUF6470 family protein, with protein sequence MQAMIQIRQKPALLGIEAGLGEYSMRQPRASLSISTTPGQFDIQHTNPRLTVDQSKAWAAYNGGPPLEMNQRIYSGIREIFLQGIAHRVEQGNRIAAIHQPGNTIAEVYGRDTGIPALPEFRGPASVDNVDIRFDITPIQIEYREGTTDIQAQANPPEVEYHRGKLNIYMRQYQSVEIIPPELDTQI encoded by the coding sequence ATGCAGGCGATGATACAAATTAGGCAAAAACCTGCTCTTTTAGGAATAGAGGCGGGGCTGGGAGAATACTCAATGCGCCAGCCAAGGGCGAGTTTAAGCATCTCGACAACGCCGGGTCAATTTGATATTCAACATACTAATCCTCGACTGACCGTGGATCAGTCCAAGGCCTGGGCGGCTTATAATGGCGGCCCTCCTTTGGAGATGAACCAGCGGATTTATTCCGGGATTCGAGAGATCTTTTTACAAGGGATCGCCCATAGAGTGGAGCAGGGGAATCGCATCGCTGCAATTCATCAGCCAGGCAATACGATTGCCGAAGTTTATGGGAGAGATACCGGCATCCCTGCATTACCCGAATTCCGGGGACCGGCCTCGGTAGATAATGTAGATATCCGCTTTGATATTACACCCATACAAATTGAATACAGGGAAGGGACAACGGATATTCAAGCTCAAGCCAACCCGCCCGAAGTTGAATATCATAGAGGAAAACTAAATATTTATATGAGGCAGTACCAGTCAGTTGAAATTATTCCGCCAGAACTCGATACTCAAATTTAG
- a CDS encoding flagellar protein FlaG, which produces MSDVSLSGRTQSMNTASQTYPPVKKALEQEQATALMTNEKQVNLLERQGANVSIGEAQLIKAIDRAIKALEGPSTTFEVSVHKPTQSIMVKVLNKDTGELIREIPPEKTLDLVAKMMEFAGILIDERV; this is translated from the coding sequence ATGAGCGATGTTTCACTTTCGGGTAGAACACAGTCCATGAATACGGCATCTCAGACATATCCCCCTGTCAAAAAAGCATTGGAGCAGGAACAAGCGACTGCCTTGATGACCAATGAAAAACAAGTAAATCTATTGGAAAGACAAGGAGCAAATGTATCTATCGGAGAAGCGCAACTTATTAAAGCGATTGACCGGGCTATAAAGGCTCTTGAAGGGCCTTCTACAACGTTTGAAGTGAGTGTACATAAACCAACCCAGTCAATTATGGTCAAAGTCCTGAATAAAGACACAGGCGAGCTGATCAGGGAAATTCCGCCTGAGAAGACCCTGGATCTGGTAGCGAAAATGATGGAATTTGCAGGGATACTGATTGATGAACGCGTTTAA
- the fliD gene encoding flagellar filament capping protein FliD, with protein sequence MRISGLASGMDVDSMVQQLMKANRVPLDKLNQKKQTLEWKRDSYRTINSQLVDFRNNKLTAYRKSEALNVFKAEVSGDDKAISVKATTNANRVPMEVKVESLATQFTYGGETPVAANANAKMTLDQLQPGGPDKYTLSVSRGPNDPNKVDFEFSKNESIGSVIRKINSELKANVTASFDEATGKFSIASNEYGSKALQLDGSDFLNAMKIDPTKPSGGDKAKATINGNPMEFNSNKNTINGVEITFLAPSKQGEVSKITTKTDSDKIFETITSFIKDYNSVLDALNKKVDEQRYRDYTPLTDEQKKAMKEDEVKLWNEKAQSGLLKNDEILRSAIASLRQPVVTASVTGSTMKLSGIGITTGEWFEGGKLSISDPDKLRKAIEEHPDEVIELFTGTGVSSPSQPKGFFNDLYDGLDKPLKMLADRAGTNRYSADISVKFNEQSIMGKELTSLKDNIKVMTKKLTEMEKKYYTQFNAMETAMNKLNSQSASLANFGMK encoded by the coding sequence ATGAGAATTTCCGGATTGGCTTCAGGTATGGATGTCGATAGCATGGTTCAGCAGTTAATGAAGGCTAATAGAGTGCCTTTGGATAAACTGAATCAGAAGAAACAAACCTTGGAATGGAAACGCGATAGTTATCGCACTATTAACAGCCAGTTGGTAGATTTTCGTAATAACAAGCTTACTGCATACAGAAAAAGTGAGGCTCTGAATGTTTTTAAAGCGGAAGTTTCCGGAGATGACAAAGCCATTAGCGTAAAGGCCACGACCAACGCAAACCGTGTTCCGATGGAAGTGAAAGTTGAAAGTCTGGCCACTCAATTTACTTATGGTGGAGAAACCCCGGTAGCTGCAAATGCCAATGCTAAAATGACTTTGGATCAGCTTCAACCTGGAGGTCCTGACAAATATACTCTATCGGTTAGTCGGGGGCCCAACGATCCGAATAAAGTGGACTTTGAATTTTCTAAAAATGAAAGCATAGGCAGCGTTATCAGAAAAATAAATAGTGAGCTCAAGGCGAATGTTACGGCATCCTTTGATGAGGCTACAGGGAAGTTTTCGATTGCATCCAATGAATACGGCAGTAAAGCTTTACAACTAGATGGCAGCGACTTTTTAAACGCTATGAAGATTGATCCTACTAAGCCATCCGGCGGCGATAAAGCGAAGGCCACTATTAATGGAAATCCCATGGAATTCAATTCCAATAAAAATACGATCAATGGTGTAGAGATTACATTTTTGGCCCCTTCAAAGCAAGGGGAAGTGTCCAAAATAACCACCAAAACAGATTCAGACAAAATTTTCGAGACCATTACTTCTTTCATTAAAGACTATAACAGTGTGCTTGACGCTCTCAACAAGAAAGTGGATGAACAACGTTACCGTGACTATACTCCTTTAACCGACGAACAGAAAAAAGCAATGAAGGAAGATGAAGTCAAACTATGGAATGAGAAAGCCCAAAGCGGACTTCTGAAAAATGACGAGATATTGCGGTCGGCAATAGCCAGCTTGCGTCAACCGGTCGTTACGGCATCCGTTACCGGCTCCACGATGAAGTTAAGCGGAATCGGCATCACGACAGGGGAATGGTTTGAAGGCGGCAAATTAAGCATTTCAGACCCTGATAAGCTTCGAAAAGCAATAGAAGAGCACCCTGACGAAGTTATAGAATTGTTTACCGGAACGGGTGTCTCCTCACCCTCGCAGCCCAAAGGCTTTTTTAATGACTTATACGATGGCTTGGATAAACCCCTCAAAATGTTGGCCGATCGAGCAGGGACAAACAGATATTCGGCTGACATTAGTGTTAAATTTAATGAACAAAGTATCATGGGGAAGGAACTTACCAGCCTTAAAGATAACATCAAAGTAATGACCAAAAAACTTACGGAAATGGAAAAGAAGTATTATACTCAATTTAATGCAATGGAAACGGCAATGAATAAACTTAATTCCCAATCCGCGAGCCTAGCCAATTTTGGAATGAAATAA
- the flgM gene encoding flagellar biosynthesis anti-sigma factor FlgM codes for MKINDTGRIGGVNPYQRNMETQRQETRKMERRKDEVSISSEAIEMLEAQERNIDPERVQRIQDLKQQVSTGTYHVDAGKIAEKLLPYFKNRGN; via the coding sequence ATGAAAATTAATGATACCGGACGAATTGGCGGAGTAAACCCCTATCAACGGAATATGGAGACCCAAAGACAGGAAACCAGAAAAATGGAACGCCGCAAGGATGAGGTGTCCATTTCCTCGGAGGCGATTGAAATGCTCGAGGCTCAGGAGCGCAACATCGACCCTGAAAGAGTGCAGCGAATTCAGGATCTCAAGCAGCAGGTCTCTACCGGCACTTACCATGTCGATGCTGGTAAAATCGCCGAGAAGCTTTTGCCGTATTTCAAAAACCGGGGAAACTAG
- a CDS encoding flagellar protein FliT → MDDNIEYLISKLEDAASQMIGRLQMVSYEELVSYVDERQDIINQLEMKLNVNPPDDRQRARISAIIDSDSAVRRKIELFKNEAADWLQQKERKKVQRNAYESVYQQPDSILLDQKK, encoded by the coding sequence ATGGATGACAATATAGAATATTTAATTTCTAAGTTGGAAGACGCAGCTTCTCAAATGATAGGCCGGCTTCAAATGGTTTCCTATGAGGAATTGGTTTCGTATGTCGATGAGAGACAGGATATCATCAACCAATTAGAAATGAAATTAAACGTAAATCCTCCGGATGATCGTCAGAGGGCAAGAATAAGCGCCATTATCGACAGTGATTCTGCGGTGAGAAGGAAAATCGAATTGTTTAAAAATGAGGCTGCAGATTGGCTTCAACAAAAGGAAAGAAAAAAAGTCCAGAGAAATGCATACGAATCGGTGTATCAACAACCGGACAGCATTTTGCTGGATCAGAAAAAATAA
- the fliW gene encoding flagellar assembly protein FliW, producing the protein MIIETTWGPLEIDERDVFHFSKGIPGFAAEKDFVLISNQDDPFQYLQSTREKYVSFLITDPFLFYRDYEFELQPAEVDELKIEDEMLVRSIITLKDPVEKSTINLLAPIVLNPKLQIGKQVVLHTSKYGAKQELWNMNGRENARDVGSFT; encoded by the coding sequence TTGATTATAGAAACAACCTGGGGGCCATTGGAAATTGATGAGCGGGATGTATTTCATTTTTCAAAAGGGATTCCCGGCTTTGCAGCAGAAAAAGATTTCGTATTGATTTCCAATCAAGACGATCCGTTTCAGTACCTGCAATCGACTCGTGAAAAATATGTATCCTTTCTGATCACCGATCCGTTCCTGTTTTACCGTGACTATGAGTTCGAACTGCAACCGGCTGAGGTGGACGAGCTGAAAATAGAAGATGAAATGCTAGTAAGAAGCATTATTACGTTAAAAGATCCGGTTGAGAAATCAACGATTAATTTGTTGGCTCCTATTGTATTAAATCCTAAACTACAGATCGGAAAACAGGTTGTCCTGCATACTTCAAAGTATGGCGCCAAACAAGAGCTGTGGAATATGAATGGAAGGGAGAATGCAAGGGATGTTGGTTCTTTCACGTAA